The following coding sequences are from one Nicotiana tomentosiformis chromosome 3, ASM39032v3, whole genome shotgun sequence window:
- the LOC138908224 gene encoding uncharacterized protein — MEKNVDSDAQFVSHNTSIRNLEVQMGQISQALNSRSKGALPSDTVVNPKGGNNMGHAMVVITRSGRGGNAQTSSGRRLVYDDQVMQEEEILNNVVQINEEVPIDIDDSVEETQEEVNPSKEYIIDIPEPVVQEAKAPLPKPPHPYAQLLAKQNGENQFKKFIQIMKRLSIVPLVEALEQMLGYAKFMKDLMIKKRSMNFETIKVTHKVSAIVHSMSPKLVYPGAFTIPCTIRSAEFYKAFCDLGESINLMPYSVFKTLGIVQPRPTSMRLQMADRTMKRSLGMIDDVLLWDDIFILPADFVILDCEVDYEVPIILGRPLFLGELTFRVGDEKVAVLLKFDDDGMDDFMECVNSLQGMGSYNYAPQKLSLDFENRKTPPTKTFIEEPPILELKPLPPNL, encoded by the exons atggaaaagaatgttgATTCAGATGCCCAATTTgtctcacacaacacatcaatccgtaacctagaagttcaaatggggcaaatctctcaagctctaaattctcgttctaagggggcactaccaagtgatacggtggtaaATCCAAAGGGCGGTAACAATATGGGGCATGCCATGgtggttatcacaagaagtggaagaggcgggAATGCACAAACCTCGAGTGGAAGGCGACTTGTTTATGATGATCAagtgatgcaagaagaagagatcctgAATAATGTTGTTCAAATTAATGAGGAAGTtccgattgatattgatgatagtgtggaagagactcaagaagaGGTGAACCCATCTAAGGaatacattattgacataccagagCCGGTAGTACAagaggctaaggcaccattgcctaagcctccacatCCATACGCGCAAttacttgccaagcaaaatggtgagaatcaatttaaGAAGTTTATTCAAATTATGAAGAGACTTTCAATTGTGCCACTGgtcgaagctttggaacaaatgctcggttatgcaaagtttatgaaagatcttatgataaagaagaggtcaatgaattttgagaccatcaaagtcactcataaAGTGAGTGCAATTGTCCATTCAATGTCTCCTAAGTTGGTgtatcccggtgctttcacaattccttgtacaattAGAAGTGCCGAGTTTTATAAAGCAttttgtgatcttggggaaagtataaatttgatgccctattcggttttcaagactttgggaattgtgcaaccaagacccacctctatgagattgcaaatggccgatcgtaccatgaaaagGTCGTTGGGTATGATTGATGATGTTTTGCTCTGGGATGATATATTCATTCTtccagcagattttgtcattctagattgtgaagttgattatgaagtgccaattattcttgggagacctttatTCTtgggagaactcactttccgagttggtgatgaaaaagtg gccgtcttgctcaagtTTGATGATGACGGGATGGATgatttcatggaatgtgtgaactctttgcaaggaatgggatcgtacaactatgcaccccagaaATTATCCTTGGATTTtgaaaataggaagactcctcctacaaagacttttattgaagagccacctatcttggagttgaagccattgcctccaaatctttaa
- the LOC104100085 gene encoding bidirectional sugar transporter SWEET12-like → MAAISGHWAFAFGVLGNIVSFIVFLSPLPTFYKIYKKKSTEGYQSIPYVVALFSSMLWIYYAFLKTNTTLIITINSFGCFIETIYVGFYLFYAPKKARVQTVKMLLLSVVGGFGVIVLVTQFLFKGAARGQAVGWICLVFSLCVFVAPLGIVRQVIKTKSVEYMPLLLSVFLTLSAVMWFFYGLLVKDINIAIPNVLGFILGIFQMVLYIIYNKKEKANLKEQKLPEKIQNHVIIVDENNSQKLPELTEERIIDIVKLGSLISSGKIHVASCLHNSTCGVEAAKVENMPKLQTAEA, encoded by the exons ATGGCTGCTATTTCTGGTCACTGGGCTTTTGCTTTTGGTGTTCTTG GTAACATTGTCTCATTCATTGTGTTCCTTTCTCCACT GCCTACGTTTTATAAAATTTACAAGAAGAAATCAACTGAAGGCTATCAATCAATTCCATATGTGGTTGCTCTCTTTAGTTCCATGCTTTGGATTTATTATGCATTTCTCAAGACAAACACGACCCTTATCATCACTATAAACTCCTTTGGTTGTTTCATTGAAACTATCTACGTCGGTTTCTATCTTTTCTACGCACCAAAGAAAGCCAGG GTCCAAACTGTGAAGATGCTCTTATTATCAGTAGTGGGTGGCTTTGGCGTTATTGTCCTTGTTACCCAATTTCTATTCAAAGGTGCCGCTCGTGGTCAAGCGGTTGGATGGATTTGCCTTGTATTTTCCTTATGTGTATTTGTAGCTCCGTTGGGCATTGTG AGACAAGTAATCAAAACAAAGAGTGTGGAATACATGCCACTCCTCCTATCCGTTTTCCTCACATTAAGTGCTGTCATGTGGTTCTTCTATGGTCTTCTCGTAAAGGACATTAACATAGCT ATTCCAAACGTATTGGGATTCATCCTAGGAATTTTCCAAATGGTGCTCTATATAATATACAACAAAAAAGAGAAGGCCAATTTAAAGGAGCAGAAACTTCCGGAGAAGATACAAAACCACGTTATTATCGTTGATGAGAACAATAGTCAGAAGCTTCCAGAACTCACAGAGGAACGGATTATTGACATTGTAAAGCTTGGTTCCCTAATTTCCTCAGGAAAAATTCACGTGGCTTCGTGTTTGCATAATTCTACATGTGGAGTTGAAGCAGCTAAAGTTGAGAATATGCCCAAACTGCAAACTGCCGAAGCCTAG